One window from the genome of Magnolia sinica isolate HGM2019 chromosome 4, MsV1, whole genome shotgun sequence encodes:
- the LOC131243796 gene encoding L-type lectin-domain containing receptor kinase SIT2-like, whose translation MFCKLLLWFLFMGIAASEGDGNFIYRGFRGANMSLGGEAEITSNGLLRLNNAIRQKGHAMYPVPLHFKPSHGKTHSFSTNFVFAILPQDPDLSGSGVVFVISPSKEFPGGENGKYMGIFNETNNGKSSNHMAAIEFDTFFNPEFRDIDENHIGIDINGLDSISSAPAAYFSNVSRRFENLSLISGDLMHVWVEYNGFQNQLNVTLSPIGLPKPDLPLLSSTVNLSSIILDNMYIGFSSTTRRFQSSHYILGWSFKMNGQAQALDLWQLPNLPQPKKKSKVLTIGLPVIVSVLMLMAILAVGLIVIRKIKFAEIQEDWERDFGPHRFSYKDLYTATKGFTDRDLLGVGGFGRVYRGVLSASKIEVAVKRVSHESRQGMREFISEIVSLGRLRHRNLVQLLGYCRRKRELLLVYDFMPNGSLDKFLFDHPNSMLRWSQRFRIIKGVASALLYLHEEWEQVVLHRDIKASNVLLDNEMNGRLGDFGLARLYDHGTDPQTTHMVGTFGYLAPDLTRTGKATTSTDVFAFGAFMLEVACGRRSIDPQLSVDEIILVEWISKCWRKGTILAAADLKLGVDYEVEEMELVLKLGLLCSHPLTAARPSMRQVVKFLDRDAPLPDLSPDDLGAAILAVGPSEGPNDLRLSYPSSSEQWFACTSSLPESALSSGL comes from the coding sequence ATGTTTTGTAAACTCCTATTATGGTTTCTCTTCATGGGAATTGCAGCTTCCGAAGGCGATGGTAATTTCATTTACAGAGGATTCCGTGGTGCTAACATGAGCCTGGGTGGTGAGGCGGAGATCACGTCCAATGGCCTCCTTCGGCTCAACAATGCCATACGTCAAAAGGGCCATGCCATGTACCCCGTTCCCCTTCACTTCAAACCTTCACACGGTAAAACTCATTCTTTCTCTACCAATTTCGTCTTTGCAATCTTACCCCAGGATCCGGATTTAAGTGGCTCCGGAGTTGTCTTCGTGATCTCACCTTCGAAAGAGTTCCCAGGAGGTGAAAATGGTAAATACATGGGCATCTTCAATGAGACGAACAACGGAAAATCGTCGAATCACATGGCTGCCATTGAGTTCGACACATTCTTTAATCCAGAATTCCGTGATATCGATGAGAACCATATCGGAATCGACATCAATGGCTTAGATTCCATCAGTTCCGCTCCTGCTGCTTACTTCAGTAATGTGAGCCGGAGGTTTGAGAATCTAAGCCTTATAAGCGGAGACCTGATGCATGTTTGGGTAGAATACAATGGTTTCCAAAACCAACTCAATGTAACATTATCTCCTATTGGTTTACCTAAACCTGATCTTCCACTCTTGTCATCGACGGTGAATCTTTCATCAATTATTTTAGACAACATGTATATCGGGTTCTCTTCAACAACCAGGCGGTTCCAATCATCTCATTACATCTTGGGATGGAGCTTTAAGATGAACGGTCAAGCTCAGGCCCTTGATCTCTGGCAACTTCCTAATCTTCCGCAACCCAAAAAGAAATCGAAGGTCTTAACAATTGGGTTACCAGTAATTGTTTCAGTTTTAATGTTAATGGCCATCTTAGCTGTCGGACTTATCGTGATAAGGAAGATCAAGTTCGCCGAAATACAAGAGGACTGGGAACGTGACTTCGGGCCCCACCGGTTCTCGTACAAGGATCTATATACTGCTACTAAGGGCTTCACAGACAGAGATCTCCTAGGGGTCGGAGGTTTTGGGAGGGTTTACCGAGGAGTTCTATCGGCATCAAAGATTGAAGTGGCTGTGAAGAGAGTCTCTCATGAATCTCGACAAGGGATGCGAGAATTCATATCAGAGATTGTGAGCTTGGGTCGCCTCCGTCACCGAAATTTGGTGCAACTTCTCGGCTATTGCCGGCGAAAGAGAGAGCTCCTATTGGTCTATGATTTCATGCCTAATGGAAGTTTAGACAAGTTCCTCTTTGATCATCCAAATTCGATGCTGAGATGGAGTCAACGGTTTCGGATAATCAAAGGAGTAGCCTCAGCACTTCTATACTTGCACGAGGAATGGGAGCAGGTGGTTCTTCACAGAGACATCAAAGCCAGCAATGTTTTATTAGATAACGAGATGAACGGTAGATTAGGCGACTTCGGCCTTGCCAGATTGTACGATCATGGGACTGATCCACAGACGACCCACATGGTGGGGACCTTCGGATATCTTGCACCGGACCTGACTAGGACCGGGAAGGCCACCACAAGCACTGACGTGTTCGCATTCGGAGCTTTCATGCTCGAGGTTGCTTGTGGGAGGAGGTCCATCGATCCTCAATTGTCAGTGGATGAGATTATCTTGGTCGAATGGATTTCAAAATGCTGGAGGAAAGGGACAATTCTGGCAGCAGCGGATTTGAAACTGGGAGTTGACTACGaggtggaggagatggagttGGTGCTGAAGCTTGGATTGCTGTGTTCGCATCCGTTGACGGCCGCAAGGCCGAGCATGCGGCAAGTAGTTAAGTTTTTGGACCGCGATGCACCTTTACCCGATCTCTCACCCGATGATCTGGGTGCGGCGATCCTGGCAGTGGGCCCTTCTGAAGGGCCCAATGATCTACGCTTGTCATATCCGTCTTCCTCGGAACAGTGGTTTGCATGCACATCATCGCTGCCAGAATCGGCGCTTTCCAGTGGCCTTTGA